The following are from one region of the Cupriavidus sp. D39 genome:
- a CDS encoding UbiX family flavin prenyltransferase, with product MASQRRIIVGISGASGAAIGVNLLKAMHSLDGVESHLIVSASGMLTATQELGIKRSELEALADVVHNVRDIGAAVASGSFVTEGMVVAPCSMKTLASVANGFSDNLLTRAADVVLKERRRLVLVARETPLNLAHLRNMLHATEMGAIVMPPVPAFYAHPTSIVDVVNHTVGRILDLFQIEHDTLASRWSGLAHDFAG from the coding sequence ATGGCCAGCCAGAGACGCATCATTGTCGGCATATCCGGCGCCAGCGGCGCGGCCATCGGCGTCAATCTCCTCAAGGCGATGCACAGCCTGGACGGCGTCGAGTCGCACCTCATCGTGTCGGCTTCCGGCATGCTCACCGCGACCCAGGAACTCGGCATCAAGCGCAGCGAACTCGAGGCGCTTGCCGACGTAGTGCATAACGTGCGCGATATCGGCGCGGCGGTAGCCAGCGGCTCTTTCGTGACCGAGGGCATGGTGGTCGCGCCGTGCTCGATGAAGACACTAGCGTCGGTGGCCAACGGGTTTTCCGACAACCTGCTGACCCGCGCCGCGGACGTGGTGCTCAAGGAGCGGCGGCGCCTGGTGCTGGTGGCGCGCGAAACCCCGCTGAACCTCGCGCACCTGCGCAACATGCTGCACGCCACCGAGATGGGCGCGATCGTGATGCCGCCCGTGCCCGCCTTCTACGCGCATCCGACCAGCATCGTGGACGTGGTCAATCACACCGTGGGCCGCATCCTGGACCTGTTCCAGATCGAGCACGACACGCTGGCCAGCCGCTGGTCGGGCCTCGCTCACGACTTTGCCGGCTGA
- a CDS encoding sterol desaturase family protein, with the protein MKYDDEIRARSYRFRDEYVAATPAWYRGELHLAFTLLFTGGVIAWCAMKLQAPTLAQWLAIVPIFLLGNWAEWAAHRYILHRPTRLFSAIYKRHCAVHHRFFTHLTLEYKGQKHWRALLFPPFAPVAFVLAAVPFALVIGVVFSKNAGYIALMTMAAYYLMYEGLHTLSHITDSPLLDRMPFVGTVRRLHVTHHDPELMATQNFNLTFPICDTLFGTRSDAPREVRSPVEGRR; encoded by the coding sequence ATGAAATACGATGACGAAATCCGCGCACGCTCTTACCGCTTCCGCGACGAATATGTCGCCGCCACCCCTGCGTGGTATCGCGGCGAATTGCATCTGGCCTTCACGCTGCTATTCACCGGCGGGGTGATTGCCTGGTGCGCGATGAAACTGCAAGCACCGACGCTGGCGCAGTGGCTCGCGATCGTGCCAATCTTCTTGCTCGGGAACTGGGCCGAGTGGGCCGCGCACCGCTATATATTGCATCGACCGACGCGCTTGTTCAGCGCGATCTATAAACGGCATTGCGCGGTGCATCATCGCTTCTTCACACATCTGACGCTTGAGTACAAAGGCCAGAAGCACTGGCGCGCCTTGTTGTTTCCGCCCTTTGCGCCGGTAGCCTTCGTGCTGGCGGCCGTGCCGTTCGCGCTGGTGATCGGCGTGGTGTTCTCGAAGAACGCGGGCTATATCGCGCTGATGACGATGGCGGCGTACTACCTGATGTACGAGGGCCTGCATACGCTGTCGCACATCACGGATAGCCCGCTGCTGGACCGGATGCCGTTCGTGGGGACCGTGCGGCGCCTGCACGTCACGCATCACGATCCTGAGCTGATGGCCACGCAGAACTTCAACCTGACCTTCCCGATCTGCGACACGCTGTTCGGCACGCGCAGCGATGCGCCGCGCGAGGTGCGCAGCCCGGTGGAAGGCCGGCGGTAG
- a CDS encoding LysR family transcriptional regulator: MDLRQIQYFIALFEDGSVTRAAKRLNIVQPALSMQIAKLEEEFGQKLFDRIPHGMVPTAAGRMMYRLFLPITRDLANARQQLMQREEQVAGSISIGMVASETESVLVGSLARFNARYPNVEVSVADGFSATLIDLVSAGQLDAAVVHKPRGKLSLHVQSLHDEEMVLVTSAEHGPELPAAVELTKLPGLELVLPTKRHGLRGVLDAATQIEDVTLQPKFEIDILGTIVQFVEATRFATVLPRIVVQRAVDEGRLRMYPILAPRIVRHLVCVSHPQRPLSTAADALIAIVAEEIRRVSGTPA; the protein is encoded by the coding sequence ATGGACCTCAGACAGATCCAGTACTTCATCGCGCTGTTCGAAGATGGCTCCGTCACACGCGCGGCCAAGCGGCTGAATATCGTGCAGCCGGCGCTGAGCATGCAGATCGCCAAGCTGGAGGAAGAGTTCGGGCAGAAGCTGTTCGATCGCATCCCGCACGGGATGGTGCCGACCGCCGCCGGCCGCATGATGTACCGGCTGTTCCTGCCGATCACGCGGGACCTCGCCAATGCGCGGCAGCAACTGATGCAACGCGAAGAGCAGGTGGCCGGCAGCATCTCCATCGGCATGGTGGCGTCGGAAACGGAAAGCGTGCTGGTGGGGTCGCTGGCGCGCTTCAACGCGCGCTACCCGAATGTGGAGGTATCGGTCGCGGACGGATTCAGCGCCACGCTGATCGACCTGGTCTCCGCCGGCCAGCTCGACGCGGCGGTGGTGCATAAGCCCCGTGGCAAGCTCTCGCTCCATGTGCAATCCCTGCACGACGAGGAAATGGTGCTGGTCACCAGCGCCGAGCATGGCCCGGAACTGCCGGCGGCGGTGGAACTCACCAAGCTGCCCGGGCTGGAACTGGTGCTGCCCACCAAACGCCATGGCTTGCGCGGCGTGCTGGACGCCGCGACGCAGATCGAAGACGTCACGCTGCAGCCAAAATTCGAGATCGACATCCTCGGCACCATCGTGCAGTTCGTCGAGGCCACGCGCTTTGCCACGGTGCTGCCACGCATCGTGGTGCAGCGCGCGGTGGATGAGGGCCGGCTGCGCATGTACCCGATCCTGGCGCCGCGCATCGTGCGCCACCTGGTGTGCGTGAGCCACCCGCAGCGCCCGCTCAGCACGGCCGCCGACGCGCTGATCGCGATCGTGGCCGAGGAGATCCGCAGGGTATCCGGAACGCCAGCCTGA
- a CDS encoding FAD binding domain-containing protein — protein sequence MKPSAFDYLRAETTQHALDALARGGEGARVLAGGQSLMAVLNMRLAQPQLLIDISRTAELNTVRVEDAHLVVGAAATQGSVEWRATLADEVPLLAMAFPHISHFQIRNRGTVCGSVAHADPSAELPLVLTALGGEVVLRAARRRRVLPAASFLQGMLMTAREPDELVEAVRFPLRRPGARYGFAEFSARHGDFALVACAATVTDDAIALAVGGVADRPVLETWPRLQGKDLEEAINDFSWKLGAQDDAHISAQYRRHLVRQLGMRVIEEAK from the coding sequence ATGAAACCATCCGCCTTCGATTATCTGCGCGCCGAAACCACGCAGCACGCGCTCGACGCGCTGGCCCGTGGCGGCGAGGGCGCGCGCGTGCTGGCCGGCGGCCAGTCGCTGATGGCGGTGCTCAACATGCGCCTGGCGCAGCCGCAACTGCTGATCGATATCTCGCGCACCGCCGAGCTGAACACGGTGCGGGTGGAAGACGCTCACCTGGTGGTGGGTGCCGCGGCCACGCAGGGCAGCGTCGAATGGCGCGCCACGCTGGCCGACGAGGTGCCGCTGCTGGCCATGGCCTTTCCGCATATTTCGCATTTCCAGATTCGCAACCGTGGCACCGTGTGCGGCTCGGTGGCTCATGCCGATCCGAGCGCCGAATTGCCCCTGGTGCTGACCGCGCTGGGCGGCGAGGTGGTGCTGCGCGCCGCGCGGCGCCGCCGCGTATTGCCGGCGGCCAGCTTCCTCCAGGGCATGTTGATGACGGCACGCGAGCCCGACGAGTTGGTGGAGGCGGTGCGCTTTCCGCTGCGGCGCCCCGGGGCGCGCTACGGCTTTGCCGAATTCTCCGCGCGCCACGGCGATTTTGCGCTGGTGGCCTGCGCGGCCACCGTGACCGATGACGCCATCGCGCTGGCGGTTGGCGGCGTGGCGGACCGGCCGGTGCTGGAAACCTGGCCGCGCCTGCAGGGCAAGGACCTGGAGGAGGCCATCAACGATTTCAGTTGGAAACTGGGCGCGCAGGACGACGCCCATATCAGCGCGCAGTACCGCCGGCACCTGGTGCGGCAACTGGGCATGCGTGTGATCGAGGAGGCAAAATGA
- a CDS encoding tripartite tricarboxylate transporter substrate binding protein, whose product MKTWLAHAGLALLLLTGLAHAQGYPTKPIRIVVPYPPGGFNDTLARIVGSRLTAAWGQPVVVDNKPGAGTIIGTSFVAKAAPDGYTLLVVQFPFGANPWLYKSLPYDTLKDFTPVILAGQSPMTLVVTNGSPIRSVDDLVKSAKGTPGKINYGSSGSGSSNHLAMALFERSAGVTLAQVPYKGSTPMLTDLAGGQVEVAFDALPHVLPFVKSGKVRALAVADRSRFASLSTVPTMAESGLPGYDASSWHGIVAPAGTPPEIVRKLNAQINDALRTADVRNIFHEQGVRPDGGSPADFSAFIGKELAKWKQVVHDAAIPLQ is encoded by the coding sequence ATGAAAACTTGGCTCGCCCATGCCGGGCTCGCTTTGCTGTTGCTGACGGGGCTTGCCCATGCGCAAGGCTATCCCACCAAGCCGATCCGCATCGTGGTGCCCTACCCGCCCGGCGGCTTCAACGACACGCTGGCCCGCATCGTCGGCAGCAGGCTCACCGCAGCCTGGGGCCAGCCCGTGGTGGTGGACAACAAGCCCGGCGCGGGCACCATCATCGGCACCTCGTTCGTGGCCAAGGCCGCGCCCGATGGCTACACGCTGCTGGTGGTGCAGTTCCCCTTCGGTGCCAATCCCTGGCTCTATAAGTCGCTGCCGTACGACACCCTCAAGGACTTCACGCCCGTCATCCTGGCAGGCCAGTCGCCGATGACCCTTGTGGTGACCAACGGATCGCCGATCCGCTCCGTGGACGATCTTGTCAAATCCGCTAAGGGCACGCCCGGCAAGATCAACTACGGCTCGTCGGGAAGCGGCTCGTCCAACCACCTTGCCATGGCGCTGTTCGAGCGCAGTGCCGGCGTCACGCTCGCCCAGGTTCCCTACAAGGGCAGCACGCCCATGCTGACCGATCTGGCCGGCGGGCAGGTCGAAGTGGCCTTCGACGCGTTGCCCCATGTGCTGCCTTTCGTGAAGTCCGGCAAGGTGCGCGCGCTTGCCGTCGCCGACCGGAGCCGCTTTGCGTCGCTTTCCACGGTGCCCACCATGGCCGAGAGCGGCCTGCCCGGCTACGACGCGTCATCCTGGCACGGCATTGTCGCGCCGGCCGGCACGCCCCCGGAGATCGTGCGAAAGCTGAACGCGCAGATCAACGACGCGCTGCGCACGGCGGATGTGCGCAATATCTTCCACGAGCAGGGCGTGCGCCCCGACGGCGGCAGCCCCGCCGACTTCTCTGCGTTTATCGGCAAGGAACTGGCGAAGTGGAAGCAGGTGGTGCATGACGCGGCCATCCCCTTGCAATGA
- a CDS encoding UbiD family decarboxylase: protein MPRQPAETTNSAPQAAPLPEGALTLRSWLRHLGNTDRLAAIDEPVALEHTLAAVAKRLDGERAAFFRRPGGHAVPVVSGFMSRRAWIAEAMGVPEAGLLERLRSAAAQPLPVSEVAQGEAACQQVIHLDKVNLHKLLPIPTHSEHDNGPYITAGLAIARNPRTGVQNVSIHRIQVHAPDRMAILMLPRHLDAFYRAAEECGEALSIAIVIGVDPLTMLASQAITPIDHDELEIAGALHGAPLAVVKCRTSDVRVPANAEIVIEGRLLPGEREMEGPFGEFPKYYSSAEPREVIQVDAVTHRHRPIYHTIVPAEMEHLLLGAIPREATLLAHLQRSHPGVQDVHLSVGGVCRYHLYVKLDKKREGEAKNVILSAFGAHYDIKQVVVVDTDVDVHDPAEVEWAVATRFQADQDLVVIAGAQGSVLDPSTTVAASLAGIDNPEPHLQGICAKMGLDATRPVKYAAHVFTRVRIPGESTIDLQALVSVDPSHWEAYLGDGA, encoded by the coding sequence ATGCCCAGGCAACCCGCCGAAACGACGAACAGCGCGCCGCAAGCCGCACCATTGCCCGAAGGGGCGCTGACCCTGCGCAGCTGGCTGCGCCACCTCGGCAACACGGACCGGCTGGCTGCAATCGACGAGCCGGTGGCACTAGAGCACACCCTCGCAGCCGTCGCCAAGCGGCTCGATGGCGAGCGCGCGGCGTTCTTCCGCCGGCCTGGCGGCCATGCCGTTCCGGTCGTGAGCGGGTTCATGTCGCGCCGCGCGTGGATCGCCGAGGCGATGGGCGTGCCCGAGGCCGGCTTGCTCGAGCGCTTGCGCAGCGCCGCCGCGCAGCCTTTGCCGGTGAGCGAGGTGGCCCAGGGCGAGGCCGCATGCCAGCAGGTCATCCACCTGGACAAGGTGAACCTGCACAAACTGTTGCCCATCCCAACCCACAGCGAGCACGACAACGGTCCCTATATCACGGCCGGTCTGGCCATCGCGCGGAACCCGCGCACGGGCGTGCAGAACGTCTCGATCCACCGCATCCAGGTGCATGCACCGGACCGCATGGCCATCCTGATGCTGCCACGCCATCTCGATGCGTTCTACCGCGCGGCCGAAGAATGCGGCGAGGCGCTATCCATCGCCATCGTCATCGGCGTCGATCCTCTCACCATGCTGGCTTCGCAGGCCATCACGCCGATCGACCATGACGAGCTGGAGATCGCCGGGGCCTTGCACGGCGCGCCGCTTGCCGTGGTCAAGTGCCGTACCAGCGATGTGCGTGTGCCGGCCAATGCCGAGATCGTGATCGAGGGCCGGCTTCTGCCCGGCGAGCGCGAGATGGAAGGGCCCTTCGGCGAGTTTCCCAAGTACTACAGCAGCGCCGAGCCGCGCGAAGTCATCCAGGTCGACGCCGTCACGCACCGTCATCGCCCGATCTATCACACCATCGTGCCTGCGGAGATGGAGCACCTGCTGCTCGGGGCGATTCCGCGCGAGGCGACCTTGCTGGCGCATCTGCAGCGCAGCCATCCCGGGGTGCAGGATGTGCATCTGTCGGTGGGCGGCGTATGCCGGTACCACTTGTATGTAAAGCTCGACAAGAAGCGCGAGGGCGAAGCGAAGAACGTCATTCTCTCGGCGTTTGGCGCGCACTACGACATCAAGCAGGTGGTCGTGGTGGATACCGATGTCGACGTCCACGACCCGGCCGAGGTGGAATGGGCCGTCGCGACGCGCTTCCAGGCAGACCAGGACCTGGTGGTGATCGCCGGGGCGCAGGGCTCGGTGCTCGACCCCTCCACGACCGTCGCGGCCAGCCTCGCCGGCATCGACAATCCCGAGCCGCACCTGCAAGGCATCTGCGCCAAGATGGGGCTGGACGCGACCCGCCCGGTCAAGTACGCGGCGCATGTGTTCACGCGCGTGCGGATTCCCGGCGAGTCAACCATCGATTTACAGGCGCTGGTGTCGGTCGACCCATCGCACTGGGAAGCGTATCTCGGCGATGGAGCTTGA
- a CDS encoding (2Fe-2S)-binding protein, which translates to MSKTTKGAESGKPAEMMQRQERRRITLTLNGRERSGHCEPRELLSDFLRHELGATGTHVGCEHGVCGACTVRVDGVAARSCLMLAVQAEDRTIDTVEGLAPADGLSDLQEAFRRHHALQCGFCTAGILMSCADYLERVPEPSEAQVRDMLSGHLCRCTGYTPIVAAVLDVAAIRARARPAAAGVVTEEACDA; encoded by the coding sequence ATGAGCAAGACCACCAAGGGCGCCGAATCCGGCAAGCCCGCCGAGATGATGCAGCGCCAGGAGCGGCGCCGCATCACCCTGACCCTGAACGGCCGCGAACGCAGCGGCCATTGCGAGCCGCGCGAGCTGCTGTCGGATTTCCTGCGCCACGAGCTCGGCGCCACCGGCACCCACGTTGGCTGCGAGCACGGCGTCTGCGGCGCCTGCACGGTGCGGGTCGACGGCGTAGCCGCGCGCTCGTGCCTGATGCTGGCCGTGCAGGCCGAGGACCGCACCATCGATACCGTCGAAGGCCTGGCGCCGGCCGATGGGCTAAGCGACCTGCAGGAGGCCTTCCGCCGCCACCACGCGCTGCAGTGCGGATTCTGCACGGCCGGCATTCTGATGTCGTGCGCGGACTACCTGGAGCGCGTGCCGGAACCCAGCGAAGCGCAGGTGCGCGACATGCTGTCCGGCCACCTGTGCCGCTGTACGGGCTACACCCCCATCGTGGCCGCCGTGCTCGACGTAGCCGCGATCCGTGCACGGGCTCGCCCTGCTGCTGCCGGCGTAGTTACCGAGGAGGCCTGCGATGCTTGA